One Succinispira mobilis DSM 6222 genomic window carries:
- a CDS encoding ACT domain-containing protein produces MRIVLSIVGKDRVGIIAMVSGVLAENQVNILNINQNILDGYFNMVMIADMSNATTDLQAFQAILKEKGSEYGVEIKVQHEDIFQIMHRI; encoded by the coding sequence ATGCGTATAGTTTTAAGTATTGTTGGTAAAGACCGCGTAGGAATCATAGCAATGGTGAGTGGGGTGCTCGCTGAAAATCAAGTAAATATCTTAAATATCAACCAAAATATTTTAGATGGCTATTTTAATATGGTTATGATTGCTGACATGAGTAACGCTACTACTGACTTGCAAGCTTTCCAAGCTATTTTAAAAGAAAAAGGCAGTGAGTATGGTGTTGAAATAAAAGTACAACACGAAGACATCTTCCAAATTATGCATAGAATTTAA